The following proteins are encoded in a genomic region of Mycobacterium sp. 155:
- a CDS encoding sarcosine oxidase subunit gamma yields the protein MADTLYRQSPLQDWHSRFAELPSSAQLAEEPFVTMVDLWVDPNGAGAPAAAGVLGVDALPTTPSTAVDGSDTTVIWFGPDEWLITSTERPGEELEAQLRAVVAEFDGAAVDVSAQRTTLRLRGAHARDVLAKGCSLDLHPSVFAPGTAAQTMLGLAAVVLIPLADNGTDYRILVRSSFARYLAEWLIEAAGEYALTW from the coding sequence ATGGCTGACACTCTGTACCGCCAAAGCCCTCTGCAGGACTGGCATTCTCGGTTCGCCGAGCTGCCGTCCTCGGCGCAACTCGCGGAGGAGCCTTTCGTCACCATGGTCGATCTGTGGGTCGATCCCAACGGCGCAGGCGCCCCCGCCGCGGCGGGGGTCCTCGGTGTCGACGCGTTGCCCACCACCCCGTCGACCGCGGTGGACGGCTCGGACACCACGGTGATCTGGTTCGGGCCCGACGAGTGGCTCATCACCTCCACCGAACGGCCCGGTGAAGAGCTGGAAGCCCAGCTGCGGGCTGTGGTCGCCGAATTCGACGGCGCGGCCGTCGACGTCTCCGCACAGCGCACGACGCTACGGTTGCGTGGCGCCCATGCCCGTGACGTGCTGGCCAAGGGCTGCTCACTGGATCTGCATCCGTCGGTCTTCGCGCCGGGCACCGCCGCGCAGACCATGCTCGGGCTTGCCGCCGTCGTCCTAATCCCCTTGGCCGACAACGGAACCGACTACCGCATCCTGGTGCGGTCGTCGTTCGCCCGCTACCTCGCCGAGTGGCTGATCGAAGCCGCCGGGGAGTACGCCCTCACGTGGTAG
- the glmS gene encoding glutamine--fructose-6-phosphate transaminase (isomerizing) has protein sequence MCGIVGYVGTRPACGIVVEALRRMEYRGYDSAGIALVDGRGGLTVRRRAGRLVNLEAALAETDPAMLTGSTGLGHTRWATHGRPTDRNAHPHRDAAGKIAVVHNGIIENFAGLRAELEAAGVEFASDTDTEVVVHLVARQYAHGDTAGDFPASVLAVLQRLEGHFTLVFANAEDPGTIVAARRSTPLVVGVGDGEMFVGSDVAAFIEHTRNAVELGQDQAVVITADGYRVTDFFGNTDVDYREFYIDWDLDAAEKSGYDYFMLKEIAEQPTAVAATLLGHFVDGRIVLDEQRLSDQELREVDKVFIVACGTAYHSGLLAKYAIEHWTRLPVEVELASEFRYRDPVLDRSTLVIAISQSGETADTLEAVRHAKAQKAKVLAICNTNGSQIPREADAVLYTRAGPEIGVAATKTFLAQIAANYLVGLALAQARGTKYPDEVQREYHELEAMPELVTRVLAGIEPVSQLAQQFAPSSAVLFLGRHVGYPVALEGALKLKELAYMHAEGFAAGELKHGPIALVDEGLPVIVVMPSPKNAQILHAKLLSNIREIQARGAITIVIAEEGDDTVRPYADHLIEIPVVSTLFQPLLSTIPLQVFAAGVARARGYDVDKPRNLAKSVTVE, from the coding sequence ATGTGTGGAATCGTCGGCTACGTCGGGACGCGCCCGGCTTGCGGCATCGTGGTCGAGGCGCTGCGCCGGATGGAATACCGGGGTTACGACTCCGCGGGCATCGCGCTGGTTGACGGCCGGGGTGGGCTGACGGTACGTCGCCGTGCCGGTCGTCTGGTCAACCTGGAGGCCGCGCTCGCCGAGACCGACCCCGCCATGCTGACCGGCAGCACAGGTCTTGGCCACACCCGCTGGGCAACCCACGGCAGGCCCACCGACCGCAATGCGCACCCGCACCGCGACGCCGCGGGCAAGATCGCCGTAGTCCACAACGGCATCATCGAGAACTTCGCCGGCCTGCGCGCCGAGCTGGAAGCCGCCGGGGTCGAGTTCGCCAGCGACACCGACACCGAGGTGGTCGTGCATCTGGTGGCCCGGCAGTACGCCCACGGCGACACCGCAGGTGACTTCCCGGCTTCGGTACTGGCCGTGCTGCAGCGGCTGGAAGGCCACTTCACGCTGGTGTTCGCCAACGCCGAAGATCCCGGCACCATCGTGGCGGCCCGCCGGTCGACCCCGCTGGTGGTCGGCGTCGGCGACGGCGAGATGTTCGTGGGCTCCGACGTCGCGGCATTCATCGAGCACACACGCAACGCTGTCGAACTGGGCCAGGACCAGGCCGTCGTGATCACCGCCGACGGCTACCGGGTCACCGACTTCTTCGGCAACACCGACGTCGACTACCGCGAGTTTTACATCGACTGGGACCTCGACGCCGCCGAGAAGTCTGGCTACGACTACTTCATGCTCAAGGAGATCGCCGAGCAGCCGACGGCCGTGGCCGCGACCCTGCTGGGGCACTTTGTCGATGGCCGCATCGTGCTCGACGAGCAGCGGTTGAGCGATCAGGAACTCCGCGAGGTCGACAAGGTGTTCATCGTCGCCTGTGGAACCGCCTACCACTCAGGTCTGCTGGCCAAGTACGCCATCGAGCACTGGACCCGACTGCCCGTCGAGGTCGAGCTTGCCAGCGAGTTTCGCTACCGCGACCCCGTGCTGGACCGCAGCACGCTGGTGATTGCCATCTCGCAGTCCGGCGAGACCGCTGACACGCTCGAGGCGGTACGGCATGCCAAGGCGCAGAAGGCCAAAGTGCTGGCGATCTGCAACACCAACGGCAGCCAGATTCCCCGCGAGGCTGACGCTGTGCTCTACACCCGTGCCGGGCCGGAGATCGGGGTGGCGGCCACCAAGACGTTCCTGGCCCAGATCGCCGCCAACTACCTTGTCGGCCTGGCGCTTGCGCAGGCGCGCGGCACCAAGTACCCCGACGAGGTGCAGCGCGAGTACCACGAGCTGGAGGCCATGCCGGAGCTGGTGACCCGTGTGCTTGCGGGTATCGAGCCGGTGAGCCAATTGGCGCAGCAGTTCGCGCCGTCGTCGGCGGTGCTGTTCCTCGGACGTCACGTGGGCTATCCCGTGGCACTGGAGGGTGCGCTCAAGCTCAAGGAGCTGGCTTACATGCACGCCGAGGGCTTTGCCGCCGGTGAACTCAAGCACGGTCCGATCGCGCTGGTCGATGAAGGCCTGCCGGTGATCGTGGTGATGCCCTCGCCCAAGAACGCTCAGATACTGCACGCCAAGCTGCTCAGCAACATCCGGGAGATCCAGGCGCGTGGCGCGATCACCATCGTCATCGCCGAGGAGGGCGACGACACGGTGCGGCCGTACGCCGACCACTTGATCGAGATACCCGTGGTGTCAACGCTTTTCCAGCCGCTGCTGTCGACGATTCCGTTGCAGGTGTTCGCCGCCGGGGTGGCCCGGGCCCGTGGATACGACGTCGACAAACCACGCAACCTGGCCAAGTCCGTCACCGTCGAATAG
- a CDS encoding dienelactone hydrolase family protein, with translation MASTKKLFSALTRRGPHRVLRGDLAFAGVPGVVYTPEAGLNLPGVAFGHDWLAKGENYTRTLEHLASWGIVAAAPSTETGVAPSVLNFAFDLGATLDIVSGVRLGPGKISVHPAKRGLVGHGFGGSAAVFAAAGMASGSQAPKAVAALFPTVTKPPAEQPAAALKLPGLILAATGDSLNLRSNATELAAAWHRATLRTVDKAEPAGLVEGRKLGRFIGLPGPDRSTQKTVRALLTGYLLAALTGDKTYRYFADPEAALPRSGFADPEAPPVQLEDKVAALLKG, from the coding sequence GTGGCCAGCACCAAGAAGCTCTTCAGCGCGTTGACCCGCCGCGGCCCGCACCGCGTACTGCGCGGTGACCTGGCGTTCGCCGGCGTTCCGGGTGTCGTCTACACGCCCGAGGCCGGCCTGAACCTGCCTGGTGTGGCGTTCGGTCACGACTGGCTGGCAAAAGGCGAGAACTACACGCGGACCCTGGAACACCTGGCGTCCTGGGGCATCGTCGCGGCCGCACCCAGCACTGAAACCGGCGTAGCGCCCTCGGTGCTGAACTTCGCCTTCGATCTGGGCGCAACGTTGGACATCGTCAGCGGTGTCCGGCTGGGCCCCGGCAAGATCAGCGTGCATCCGGCGAAGCGGGGCCTGGTCGGCCATGGTTTCGGCGGGTCTGCGGCAGTGTTCGCGGCGGCCGGGATGGCGTCCGGATCGCAGGCGCCGAAGGCGGTGGCCGCGCTTTTCCCGACGGTCACCAAGCCGCCCGCCGAGCAGCCGGCGGCAGCGCTGAAGCTACCCGGGCTGATCCTCGCCGCCACCGGCGACTCGCTGAACCTGCGCTCCAACGCCACCGAACTGGCCGCCGCATGGCACAGGGCGACGCTGCGCACTGTGGACAAGGCCGAGCCCGCCGGGCTGGTGGAGGGCCGCAAGCTCGGCCGATTCATCGGGCTGCCCGGACCGGACCGCAGCACGCAGAAAACGGTCCGGGCATTGCTCACCGGGTACCTGCTGGCCGCTCTGACCGGCGATAAGACCTACCGCTATTTCGCCGACCCGGAGGCGGCGCTGCCCCGCAGCGGGTTCGCCGATCCCGAAGCCCCGCCGGTCCAGCTCGAGGACAAGGTCGCCGCGCTGCTCAAGGGCTGA
- a CDS encoding LuxR C-terminal-related transcriptional regulator → MKEMGFIEAALSTSDSSGVLMCGTAGVGKSRIAREALAVAESQGYECRWVVGTSSAQSVPLGVFTAWATSGATDTIQLLRAVIEALTATPDGAPVVLGVDDVHLLDELSMFVVHQLVQRGAAKVILTVRDEPSSDAIGEILKVGQFTRLDLRPLTADETSTLLSATLGGSIDPHTAARLWALTQGNALYLRNIVEQEILDGRLVQQHGLWQWTGDPVMPPSLVELIESRIGALPGPVGDVVDSLAVGEPIELGALRRIADAAAVEEADTRGLITLETVAGAVEVRVAHPLYGEVRRRRAPATRLRRLRGLVATELAAVDDRDDIRVVVRRATLSLDSDLPPDGDLLVRAARGAVWLADLPLADRLADAAARAGAGPEPGFIRAHALSWLGRGEQADAVLTDIDTGSLTETEHARLVFLRASNMLWVLGSPAAAKRLVDDASRTGSPQARIYTDAFLAVHSFAMDDPIEAAHHTERLALEHLPAIVGAEIAWVRATVCADAGQTATAIAAAEAGYTVATRSFDAPQMTFNIADAHVSALLLSGRIGDALRVAERVREQAANLPGTAQLLGAAVAGRATLGAGQLKTAGALLEQATVGLSNAGYATGWGYRYKVAHATALAIHGATAEAASALSTLEKLPRTFRMLECERNIAQAWVAAGQGAVSEAIALLLSASETACRKGQFAAEVACLQTATQFGHRSGAARLRELESIVEGPRAGLATRFAEALDRADAAELAILSVEFEHMGDLVAAVDCAAHAASTYRGQGLRGSALTCSSRATALAERCGGVSSPALSAAAGTLPLTNREREIVMLVAAGLSNQAVAERLTLSVRTVESHLYRAMLKTETTSRDELGGLLPPRQPPDDDSRP, encoded by the coding sequence ATGAAGGAGATGGGCTTCATCGAAGCCGCGCTGTCGACGTCTGATTCGTCCGGTGTCCTCATGTGCGGCACTGCCGGTGTGGGCAAGAGCCGGATCGCGCGGGAAGCGCTGGCGGTCGCCGAGTCACAGGGCTACGAATGCCGGTGGGTGGTGGGCACTTCCTCTGCTCAGTCCGTCCCTCTGGGCGTGTTCACCGCCTGGGCCACGTCGGGCGCCACCGACACAATTCAGCTGCTCCGCGCGGTGATCGAGGCGCTGACGGCTACACCTGATGGAGCCCCGGTGGTGCTAGGCGTCGACGACGTGCACCTGCTCGATGAGCTGTCGATGTTCGTGGTGCATCAGCTCGTACAGCGTGGCGCGGCGAAGGTCATCCTGACGGTTCGCGACGAGCCGAGCTCCGACGCCATCGGGGAGATATTGAAGGTCGGCCAGTTCACCAGGCTCGACCTTCGGCCGCTGACCGCGGACGAGACCTCAACGCTCCTCTCGGCGACCCTCGGCGGATCGATCGACCCGCACACCGCCGCACGCCTGTGGGCATTGACCCAAGGGAATGCGCTGTACCTGCGCAACATCGTGGAGCAGGAAATCCTCGACGGCCGATTGGTGCAACAGCACGGGCTTTGGCAGTGGACTGGCGATCCGGTGATGCCACCCAGCCTCGTCGAGCTGATCGAATCCCGCATCGGCGCCCTGCCGGGGCCGGTTGGTGACGTGGTCGACTCGCTGGCGGTCGGGGAGCCCATCGAACTCGGGGCCCTGAGACGCATCGCTGATGCAGCCGCTGTCGAGGAGGCTGACACCCGCGGCCTGATCACGCTGGAGACCGTTGCCGGTGCGGTCGAGGTGCGGGTCGCCCATCCGCTCTACGGCGAGGTCCGGCGCAGGCGTGCACCGGCTACCCGGCTGCGGCGCCTGCGCGGATTGGTCGCCACCGAACTGGCAGCAGTCGATGACCGCGACGACATTCGAGTCGTGGTGCGGCGTGCCACATTGAGCCTGGATTCCGACCTCCCGCCCGACGGCGATCTGCTCGTCCGGGCAGCCCGCGGCGCCGTCTGGCTGGCAGACCTGCCTCTCGCGGACCGCCTCGCCGACGCTGCAGCCCGAGCCGGAGCCGGACCCGAGCCGGGTTTCATTCGCGCGCACGCACTGTCATGGCTCGGCCGTGGGGAGCAAGCCGACGCTGTCCTCACCGATATCGACACCGGCTCGCTGACCGAGACTGAACACGCGCGACTGGTCTTCCTGCGGGCCAGCAACATGCTGTGGGTACTCGGCTCCCCTGCAGCCGCCAAGCGCCTCGTCGACGACGCATCCCGCACCGGCTCACCGCAGGCCCGCATCTATACCGATGCCTTTCTGGCGGTGCATTCGTTTGCGATGGATGACCCGATTGAGGCGGCACACCACACGGAACGCCTTGCCCTCGAACACCTTCCAGCCATCGTCGGTGCCGAGATCGCTTGGGTGCGCGCCACGGTATGTGCCGACGCGGGACAGACCGCCACCGCCATCGCCGCCGCAGAGGCCGGTTACACCGTCGCGACCCGGTCTTTCGACGCACCGCAGATGACATTCAACATCGCCGACGCACACGTCAGCGCACTGCTGCTGTCCGGCCGCATCGGCGACGCGCTGCGAGTGGCCGAGCGCGTGCGCGAGCAGGCCGCCAATCTCCCGGGCACCGCCCAACTGCTCGGAGCCGCCGTGGCAGGCCGGGCGACCCTCGGAGCGGGCCAGTTGAAGACCGCAGGTGCGCTACTCGAGCAGGCGACGGTGGGCCTGTCCAATGCTGGGTACGCCACCGGCTGGGGATATCGGTACAAGGTCGCGCACGCGACAGCCCTCGCCATTCACGGCGCAACAGCAGAGGCGGCGTCGGCTCTGTCCACACTGGAGAAGCTGCCGCGCACGTTCCGGATGTTGGAGTGCGAACGCAACATCGCCCAGGCGTGGGTGGCCGCCGGCCAAGGTGCCGTCAGCGAGGCGATCGCCCTGTTGCTGTCGGCATCCGAAACCGCCTGCAGAAAAGGGCAATTCGCCGCCGAGGTGGCTTGCTTGCAGACCGCAACCCAGTTCGGTCACCGTTCCGGCGCAGCGCGGTTGCGAGAGCTCGAATCGATCGTCGAGGGACCACGCGCCGGCCTTGCGACCCGCTTCGCCGAGGCCCTGGACAGGGCCGATGCAGCCGAGTTAGCCATCCTGTCAGTGGAATTCGAGCACATGGGCGACCTTGTCGCCGCGGTGGATTGTGCCGCCCACGCAGCCAGCACGTACCGCGGCCAGGGGCTGCGAGGCTCGGCGCTGACCTGCTCGTCACGCGCGACAGCCCTCGCCGAGCGGTGCGGCGGCGTCAGCTCCCCCGCGCTCAGCGCCGCCGCCGGAACTTTGCCGTTGACCAATCGAGAACGAGAGATCGTCATGCTGGTCGCCGCGGGGTTGTCCAATCAAGCCGTCGCAGAACGACTGACGCTGTCAGTTCGTACCGTCGAGAGCCACCTGTACCGGGCCATGCTCAAGACGGAAACCACCAGCCGCGACGAACTCGGCGGCCTGCTACCCCCACGACAACCGCCCGATGATGACAGCCGTCCTTGA
- a CDS encoding acyltransferase domain-containing protein — translation MRIPRTWFESVGKAAAARGTVFVFPGQGSQWTGMTVELLDSAPMFADHMRRCDAAFAEFVDWSLLEIVRGDVASPGLDRVDVVQPVLFAVMVSLAAQWQSLGIQPDAVLGHSQGEIAAAYVAGALSLRDATKVVTLRSKAIRAIAGTGGMVSIPQSVERVHVLIRPWRQSISIAAQNGPSCTVVTGNADALAELMARCERDGLSVMRIPVNYASHSAAVEELRETLRDSLSGLRPHGGDITFISAVTGAGLDPSILDGDYWFANLRQPVLFEQAIRWSYEHGYRTFIESSPDPVLTVGIEESLEEYGDDHSVVATLFDGTQPRRIDLPTWAFDRRRY, via the coding sequence ATGCGCATCCCACGCACTTGGTTCGAGTCAGTCGGAAAGGCCGCCGCCGCAAGGGGAACGGTCTTCGTCTTTCCCGGCCAGGGATCGCAATGGACGGGCATGACGGTCGAACTGTTGGACTCCGCGCCGATGTTCGCCGACCACATGCGACGCTGCGACGCCGCATTCGCCGAGTTCGTCGACTGGTCGCTGCTCGAGATCGTGCGCGGCGACGTGGCCTCTCCCGGGCTCGACCGGGTCGACGTGGTACAGCCCGTGCTGTTCGCGGTGATGGTCTCGCTGGCCGCGCAATGGCAATCGCTGGGAATCCAGCCGGACGCCGTGCTGGGCCATTCACAGGGCGAGATCGCCGCCGCCTACGTCGCGGGGGCGCTCTCGTTGCGAGACGCGACGAAAGTCGTCACGTTGCGCAGCAAGGCGATCCGCGCGATTGCGGGGACCGGAGGCATGGTCTCGATCCCGCAGTCCGTCGAACGGGTTCACGTCCTCATCCGCCCATGGCGTCAATCGATCTCCATCGCCGCGCAGAATGGTCCGTCCTGCACGGTCGTCACCGGGAATGCAGACGCATTGGCCGAGCTGATGGCCAGATGTGAACGAGATGGGCTGTCGGTCATGCGGATTCCGGTCAACTACGCGTCGCATTCGGCCGCGGTCGAGGAGTTGCGCGAGACCTTGCGGGACTCCCTCTCAGGGCTACGGCCGCACGGCGGCGATATCACGTTCATCTCCGCAGTCACCGGCGCCGGACTGGACCCGTCGATCCTCGACGGCGATTATTGGTTCGCCAATCTGCGGCAACCGGTGTTGTTCGAGCAAGCTATCCGATGGTCGTATGAACACGGATACCGTACGTTCATCGAATCCAGTCCGGATCCAGTGCTGACAGTCGGCATCGAGGAATCGCTGGAGGAATACGGCGACGACCACAGCGTGGTCGCGACGCTGTTCGACGGCACCCAACCGCGGCGCATCGACTTGCCCACGTGGGCCTTCGATCGCAGACGCTACTAG